The DNA sequence TTCTGCCATGACACCTTTTTATACAGTGCTTGCATTATGGGTAGGAGCCATGCTTTTAGCTGCATTAGTAAAGGTAAAGGCGGAGCCGAAAAATATGCCGGATGTAAAGTTGTATCAGTTGTTTTTTGGGAGATATTTGTTATTTTTTGTATTAGGGCAGATTCAGGCGCTTATTGTAGTGCTAGGAGATATTTATCTCCTGCATTGTCAGATTCTGGATAAGGGAATGTTCTGGTTGACTGCATCGGTAACAAGCTTTGTATTTACGTTGCTGATATACGCATTGACTCTTTCTTTCGGAGATGTGGGAAAGGCTATTGCAGTAGTTATTATGGTTATTCAGATTGCAGGCTCCGGTGGAACCTTCCCAATTGAGCTTTTGCCTTCTGTTTACCGAAATATTTATATCTTCTTCCCGTTTCCGTACGCTATCAATGCTATGAGGGAGACCATTGGAGGAATGTACGGAAGTACCTATGTAAAATCTATGGGAGAACTGCTGATATTTGCAGTTGCGTCCCTTGTAATTGGATTAATAATTAGAAAACCATTTATCAAACTAAATCATTTCGTGGAAAAACGAATGGAAGATACGAAAATGATGTAAAAAGGAGTGAGGAAAATGGAAGATGATAAATATAAAAAAGCATATGATATGGTGATGCACTATGAAGGACAGATTCATCAAAAGAATCAGAAGAGAATTTCCATTGGACTAAAATGTATTCTCGTTATCCCGTTGATTTTTCTTGCTCTTTTGTTTTGGACAAATAGCTCGAAAGTTATATTTCTCATACTTTGGATTGTTTCTCTATTTATTTTGGCAGCATATTTAATTGCTGTAGAATATATGGATTACAATCTTATGGAACGTATGGCGAAGTTAAATGGGGAAGAACAGGAGATGGAAGGATATCAGCTCATCGGAAATGAAGTGTTGGAGAACCGGATACAAGAAGTATTAGAAAAAATAGAGAGTGAAGAAGGCATGGAGGGCGGAAATGAAAAACATCATTAAAATCTTTCTTGCAGATACCAGAAGAATCAGTAAAAATGTAGTAGCAGTAGTGATTGTTATGGGGCTTTGTGTCATTCCGTCGCTATATGCCTGGTTTAATATTTTTTCAAATTGGGATCCATATGGTCCGGATGCTACTTCTAATCTGAGGGTTGCAGTGGTCTCTTTAGACCAGGGAAGCACAGTTTCGGGTGTGGAATTAAATGTTGGTGATAGTGTAATTGAAGGATTAAAGAGTAATAATACCATAGGCTGGGTTTTTACCGATACCGAGGATGAAGCGGTTAAAGGAGTAAATAACGGAGATTACTATGCTGCTCTTGTAGTACCTGAGAATTTTACAGAGGATATGATAAGCTTTTTAGGGGGCGATATTCAACATCCTCAAATTGTATATTACGAAAATGAAAAGAAAAATGCAATTGCGCCTAAGATTACCGGAAAAGCAAAGAAGGCGGTACAGGAACAGGTAAATAGTACCTTTGTCAGCACATTGGCAGAAGGAATTATGGAGGTAAGTAATGTATTATCCGGTCGAGAAGGAGAAAACGGAAGCGTATTTGATACTGTTACAGAAAAATTAGTAGAATTAAAGGAAAATCTGCAATTGTATTCTAATTTGCTCAGTTCGTTTATTGGAATTACAGATTCAGCGTCTAATATTATGGCAACCAGTCAGGCGGTGTTGCCTAACCTGAATGATATCGTTAATAATGGGAAAAATACTATTAACAGCATACAGGATGCAGCGTTGAATAATTCGGGTAGTGCAGAGTCACTACTGGATATGGTATCTTACAGTTTTAAAATTGTAGATGGTGCATTAGAGGATTTGAAGAATGCAGTTCAGTCAGATTTAAATTCTATTGATGGGCAATTGGATGCAAATAGTGCGATTGGTGGTATTCAGACGGCACTTCCTTATATACGTCAGTTGTTTAATAATGCGGTATCCGGATGGACGGATGAAGGCACGCAGTTAAAAATTGATGAAATTAATAGTAGTCTGGATACGATTGAAGCAGATTTGAATAAGTTATCTGCCAGTCAGACAGAATTGTCGGATACAGCAGAAGCGTTGAAAAACAATTTAGTACAGGAAATTATTACATGTCAGAATCAAATACAAGCATTAAAAGATAGTTTTGAATATTCCGTAAGACCTAACTTACGTTCTACAATGAATTCCGTTCAGAGTTCACTGTTAGATGTACAGTCTATGTTGGGAGGTATGGATGGTGATTTTAGTGAAGTTGAAGAAGTTTTGGCAGAATATGAAGGAGTACTAAAGGATGGAACAGCAGGACTGGAAGAGTCTAGGGCGAAAACAGAAGAAGTAATTGCCAGTCTGGATGTCGTTGTTACCAGTTTAAAAGAATTTGAAAATGATGAACAGTATCAGGAACTAGTGGATATGTTAAAAACAGACCCAAAACAGCTTGCGGATTTTATTTCATCTCCGGTAAGCCTGGAGACGGAGCAGATATATCCAATTGCTAATTATGGTTCTGCTATGGCACCTTTTTATACAATACTGGCGCTTTGGGTTGGTGCATTAATTTTGGTTGCTATTGTACATGTAAAGGTACTCCCGGAGAAAGGAATTACTAATGTGAAGCCTTACCAACAATATTTTGGAAGATATATTTTCTTCTTCCTAGTGGGACAGGTGCAGACATTAATTACAATATTGGGAGAGATATTCTATATAAAAATACAATGTCCGCATCCGTTTCTATATTGGCTTGCGGCGGCAGTTAGCAGTTTGGTATTTACCATATTCATCTATTCATTGACAGTGGCTTTTGGAAATATCGGAGAAGCGCTTGCAGTGGTCATAATGGTCATTCAGGTAGCAGGAGCCGGAGGAACCTTTCCAATCGAGACCTTACCGAAGGTATATCAGTACACTTACAAATATCTTCCATTTCCGTATGGAATGAATGCTATGCGAGAATGTATCGGAGGAATGCATGGAGCTGATTATTTGAAATATATCGGTGTAATGGGAATATATGTAGTAATCTCTTTGGTGATTGGATTGTTGTTGGCAATTCCATTTAGGAAAATGAACGAAAGAATTGAGCGTAGTAAAGAAAAATCAGATGTTATGATTTAATCATAACATCTGATTTTTTTTACTGTTAAAATGGTTTTTGATAGCGGCAAAGCTCTCTGTGCTGATGACATGTTCGATTCGGCAAGCGTCTTCAGCAGCAACTTCCGGTGCTACGCCCAATGTTACCAGCATATTGGTGAGAGTGTTGTGACGTTCATAAATCATTTCTGCAATTTCTCTTCCGGTATCGGTCAGAGTAATAAAGCCAGCTTCTGAAACTGTAATATGTTCCTTTTCCCGTAAATGTTTCATGGCAACACTAACACTGGATTTTTTAAATCCGAGCTCTGTAGCAATGTCAATAGAACGTACCACAGGTAACTTATGGCTTAGAATTAAAATCGTTTCTAAATAGTTTTCGGCTGATTCATTTGTTTTCATATAAAATCCCCTTTTTTAGTTAGTTACGAATAACTGTAGTATACCATATGCAACAGAAAAGCGCAAATTGAGAAAAATTATCAATAACATCCTTGACAACTAACGCAAGTTAGCATATACTAACCTAAGTAAAGGAAATGAGATTCATTATCAATACGAAAAGAGAGGATGAGCGTGATGCCTTTAACTATGGCGAAAGCAGGAGAAGCTAACATCATTAAAAAAGTTGGTGGAAAAGAAGAGACCAGAAGATTTTTGGAGAATCTTGGATTTGTAATTGGTGGTCTGGTAACTGTTGTATCCGAAATCAACGGAAACATGATTGTAAATGTAAAGGAGTCAAGAGTTGCCATTAATAAAGATATGGCAAATAAAATAATGGTATAAAGGAAGGAAAAGAACATGACATTAAAAGAGATTGCGTGCGGAAAAACAGTAAAAGTCCGCAAGCTCAATGGAGATGGTCCGGTAAAACGTCGGATTATGGACATGGGGATTACAAAGGGAGTAGAAGTGTTTGTGAGAAAGGTAGCTCCTCTGGGAGATCCTGTAGAGGTTACAGTAAGAGGATACGAATTGTCTCTGCGGAAAGCTGATGCAGAAATGATAGAGGTAGAATAGGAGGAGTTCATATGTCAGTAAAGATAGCGTTAGCAGGTAATCCAAACTGCGGAAAAACAACATTATTTAATGCACTGACCGGTTCCAATCAGTTTGTGGGAAACTGGCCGGGAGTAACAGTGGAGAAAAAGGAAGGAAAGTTAAAAGGTTATAAAGATGTGGTTATTATGGACCTTCCGGGAATTTATTCGCTGTCTCCGTATACGTTAGAAGAAGTGGTAGCGCGAAACTATTTAATCGGTGAAAGACCGGATGCGATTTTAAATATTGTGGATGGAACCAATATAGAACGAAATTTATATTTATCTACACAGTTGATGGAACTGGGAATTCCGGTTATCATGGCAGTTAATATGATGGATATTGTTGCGAAGAATGGCGACAAAATAAAGATAAAGAAGCTTAGTGAAAAATTGGGCTGCGAGGTAGTAGAGATTTCTGCTTTAAAAGGAACCGGAATCAAAGAAGCTGCAGAAAAGGCAGTAAAGCTTGCAGAAAGCAAAACAGCAAAGGTACCGGTACATAGCTTTGCGCCGGAAGTGGAAAGCGTTCTTGCTTCTATTGAAGATAAGATTGGAGCAGATATTCCGGAAGAACAGAAACGTTTCTTTGCGATTAAGCTATTAGAGAAGGATGACAAGATTTCTGCACAGATGAAACAGGTTCCTGATGTAACAGCAGAAATCAATACGATTGAAAAAGAAATGGATGATGATACCGAAAGCATCATTACAAATGAGAGATATACTTATATTTCTTCTATTATTAAGGAATGTTATACAAAGCAGAATAAAGAAAAACTGACAATCTCTGATAAGATTGACAAGATTGTAACAAACCGTTTTCTGGCGCTTCCAATTTTTGCGGCTGTAATGTTTCTTGTATATTATGTTTCCGTAACAACGGTTGGCGCATTTGTTACAGACTGGACCAATGATACGTTGTTTGGTGAATGTATTATTCCGGGAGCACAGTCCTTCTTTGAAAATATCGGATGTGCAGATTGGTTAACAGGACTTATTGTAGACGGTATTATTTCCGGTGTAGGAGCAGTTCTTGGATTTGTTCCTCAGATGCTGGTATTGTTTATCTTCCTTGCTTTCTTAGAGGCTTGTGGATATATGGCAAGAGTTGCATTTATCATGGACAGAATCTTCCGTAAGTTTGGTCTTTCCGGAAAATCTTTTATTCCAATGTTAATCGGAAGCGGATGTGGTGTTCCGGGAGTTATGGCAAGCCGTACTATTGAAAATGACAGAGATCGTAAGATGACAATTATGACTACTACATTTATTCCGTGTGGAGCGAAATTACCAATTATCGCTTTGATTGCAGGTGCATTATTTGATGGCGCATGGTGGGTATCTCCAAGTGCTTACTTCGTAGGAATTGCAGCAGTTATCTGTTCTGGTGTTATTTTAAAGAAAACTAAAATGTTTGCAGGAGATCCGGCGCCATTCGTTATGGAACTTCCGGCATATCATCTTCCTACTGTTGGAAATGTATTAAGAAGCATGTGGGAGCGCGGATGGTCCTTTATTAAGAAGGCAGGAACTATCATTCTTCTGTCTACTATTGTACTTTGGTTCTTACAAGGATTCGGATGGGTAGACGGTTCCTTCGGAATGTTAGAGGCGGAACAGTTAGATAATAGTATTTTGGCAAGTATCGGAAGTGTAATTGCACCAATTTTTGCACCACTCGGATGGGGAGATTGGAAAATGGCAGTTGCAGCCGTAACAGGATTGATTGCAAAGGAAAACGTAGTTGGTACATTTGGTATTCTCTTTGGATTCGGCGAAGTAGCGGAAGATGGAGTAGAGATTTGGGGACAGTTGGCAGGAAGCATGACAGCAATAGCAGCATATTCCTTCTTGGTATTTAACCTGTTGTGTGCACCTTGCTTTGCAGCAATGGGAGCAATTAAGAGAGAAATGAACAATGCAAAATGGTTCTGGTTCGCTATTGGATATCAGTGTGTTTTGGCATATATTGTTTCCTTGTGTGTATATCAGGTTGGAACATGGATTACAACAGGCGTGTTTGGAATAGGAACAGTTGTAGCACTTGTTCTTATCGCGGGATTTATTTATCTGCTGTTCCGTCCTTATAAGGAGAGTAACACATTAAAAGTAAAAGGTATGGTTGGAGCAAAATAATATGAAAACACAGATGCAGAAAGAAATGATACTGGAAAAATTAAAAGAAAACGGATGTAGAATTACCAGGCAGCGAAAATTGATTCTGGATATTATTTTAGAGGAAGATTGTAACTGCTGTAAGGAAATTTTTTATAAGGCATCCAAAAAAGATGAGTGTATTGGCGCAGCGACCGTGTATCGTATGGTAAATATGTTGGAAGAAATTGGTGCCATTAGCAGGAAAAATATGTATAAAGTAGCATATTCCCCGAACTGTCTTTTAGAAAATGCTTGTACCGTAGTTTTGGATGATGAAAGTAGCTATAATCTTTCTGCAAAAGAGTGGAATGAGGTTATTCGCAGAGGATTAAATGCTTGCGGATACCTAAAAGACCAAGGCATAGAATCCGTTACAATAGCTGGATGTGAGTGCGAAGAAAAGACATGTTAGAGTGATAAAAAAGGATGTTCTTTCTGAAGAAAGCAGAGAGAATATTCTTTTTTTCATATCCTGTAGTGTTAAAAATGTAGAACAACCGATTGCGCACATAAAAAGTGAAAATGGATGTAAAAAGTGCACAAAAAAATAATGAAAATATATATAAAAATGAATGTTGACAACAGAAACTATAGTTGATATACTCAAAATATAGAACAACCGATTGCGCAACGGTGAACAACGGGAACACGAA is a window from the Roseburia sp. 499 genome containing:
- a CDS encoding YhgE/Pip domain-containing protein; protein product: MKNIIKIFLADTRRISKNVVAVVIVMGLCVIPSLYAWFNIFSNWDPYGPDATSNLRVAVVSLDQGSTVSGVELNVGDSVIEGLKSNNTIGWVFTDTEDEAVKGVNNGDYYAALVVPENFTEDMISFLGGDIQHPQIVYYENEKKNAIAPKITGKAKKAVQEQVNSTFVSTLAEGIMEVSNVLSGREGENGSVFDTVTEKLVELKENLQLYSNLLSSFIGITDSASNIMATSQAVLPNLNDIVNNGKNTINSIQDAALNNSGSAESLLDMVSYSFKIVDGALEDLKNAVQSDLNSIDGQLDANSAIGGIQTALPYIRQLFNNAVSGWTDEGTQLKIDEINSSLDTIEADLNKLSASQTELSDTAEALKNNLVQEIITCQNQIQALKDSFEYSVRPNLRSTMNSVQSSLLDVQSMLGGMDGDFSEVEEVLAEYEGVLKDGTAGLEESRAKTEEVIASLDVVVTSLKEFENDEQYQELVDMLKTDPKQLADFISSPVSLETEQIYPIANYGSAMAPFYTILALWVGALILVAIVHVKVLPEKGITNVKPYQQYFGRYIFFFLVGQVQTLITILGEIFYIKIQCPHPFLYWLAAAVSSLVFTIFIYSLTVAFGNIGEALAVVIMVIQVAGAGGTFPIETLPKVYQYTYKYLPFPYGMNAMRECIGGMHGADYLKYIGVMGIYVVISLVIGLLLAIPFRKMNERIERSKEKSDVMI
- a CDS encoding metal-dependent transcriptional regulator gives rise to the protein MKTNESAENYLETILILSHKLPVVRSIDIATELGFKKSSVSVAMKHLREKEHITVSEAGFITLTDTGREIAEMIYERHNTLTNMLVTLGVAPEVAAEDACRIEHVISTESFAAIKNHFNSKKNQML
- a CDS encoding FeoA family protein, producing the protein MMPLTMAKAGEANIIKKVGGKEETRRFLENLGFVIGGLVTVVSEINGNMIVNVKESRVAINKDMANKIMV
- a CDS encoding FeoA family protein, which produces MTLKEIACGKTVKVRKLNGDGPVKRRIMDMGITKGVEVFVRKVAPLGDPVEVTVRGYELSLRKADAEMIEVE
- the feoB gene encoding ferrous iron transport protein B; its protein translation is MSVKIALAGNPNCGKTTLFNALTGSNQFVGNWPGVTVEKKEGKLKGYKDVVIMDLPGIYSLSPYTLEEVVARNYLIGERPDAILNIVDGTNIERNLYLSTQLMELGIPVIMAVNMMDIVAKNGDKIKIKKLSEKLGCEVVEISALKGTGIKEAAEKAVKLAESKTAKVPVHSFAPEVESVLASIEDKIGADIPEEQKRFFAIKLLEKDDKISAQMKQVPDVTAEINTIEKEMDDDTESIITNERYTYISSIIKECYTKQNKEKLTISDKIDKIVTNRFLALPIFAAVMFLVYYVSVTTVGAFVTDWTNDTLFGECIIPGAQSFFENIGCADWLTGLIVDGIISGVGAVLGFVPQMLVLFIFLAFLEACGYMARVAFIMDRIFRKFGLSGKSFIPMLIGSGCGVPGVMASRTIENDRDRKMTIMTTTFIPCGAKLPIIALIAGALFDGAWWVSPSAYFVGIAAVICSGVILKKTKMFAGDPAPFVMELPAYHLPTVGNVLRSMWERGWSFIKKAGTIILLSTIVLWFLQGFGWVDGSFGMLEAEQLDNSILASIGSVIAPIFAPLGWGDWKMAVAAVTGLIAKENVVGTFGILFGFGEVAEDGVEIWGQLAGSMTAIAAYSFLVFNLLCAPCFAAMGAIKREMNNAKWFWFAIGYQCVLAYIVSLCVYQVGTWITTGVFGIGTVVALVLIAGFIYLLFRPYKESNTLKVKGMVGAK
- a CDS encoding transcriptional repressor; the protein is MKTQMQKEMILEKLKENGCRITRQRKLILDIILEEDCNCCKEIFYKASKKDECIGAATVYRMVNMLEEIGAISRKNMYKVAYSPNCLLENACTVVLDDESSYNLSAKEWNEVIRRGLNACGYLKDQGIESVTIAGCECEEKTC